The following coding sequences are from one Penaeus monodon isolate SGIC_2016 chromosome 21, NSTDA_Pmon_1, whole genome shotgun sequence window:
- the LOC119586302 gene encoding peroxidase-like, producing the protein MDRRKRRSALLCFAAMLVASPAIRADNQTETSERGRRQVYHISHGAPASAFHLGAGYGLRVPQHHNPYSVYPPHIPTAYFTPYSIYAASPTLPAVTPVPQTYHLSKSTHKPAHATVSKTTGIKRPYKTSVSKAPLQGVSVTPAPFPPQPLHVTPAPQIFAHVTHAPHVVSAAYLPSPPRPAKGCPGRDYCMPLVACAPQFAYIAPKDSCPLYGGAQGVCCPPELVLSHPQPLFEEPEIRVAIQPISVEQLDEAARAGLWELVERDILEKSLRSRKIEVADPRNPEYTHLQFFRTSPLAVKLSRDAITNAEAGDHLMTKLRLTPEQAGFGLQQFSVRDTIISSTCPAPPPCGEKEKYYRTIDGSCNNLANPTWGQARTTFQRLKPPKYSDGLFRPREGRDGSPLPSARVVSISTVVDADRPQLDLTLSVMQWGQFIDHDLAHTPIFRLGNESGIECCSESQNFIDPSFRHPGCFPIEIPADDPFFSRFRRRCMNFVRSMWAPRGGCNFGYAEQMNQITHFLDTSNVYGSSKXXXXXXXXXXXXLLKVQENRLLPAHEEAQECESRGQGFHCFLAGDNRVNEQTDLSVIHTIWMREHNRLARELARLNPHWSDETIYQETRRIVNAIYQHIIYNEWLPIILGTDYMAENDILPRRQGYSXXXXXXLNAAILNEFATAAFRFGHTLVQGMLELFSKQGRRTETLELHEQFNNPKLLYTPGKLDEFLRGLATQPIQMTDNFVTAELTNRLFQTPSMPFGMDLIALNIQRGRDHAIAPYNHLREACGLPKANTFDDLLDVLPPEVVNTFKLLYRSVDDIDPFIAGIAERHASGSILGPTFRCIVGDQFIRLRRGDRFFYEFADMPTSFTEAQLYEIKKASWARILCDNGDMVMQMQPLAMRTPGGLXXRVSCDSSAIPKLDLTPWISAA; encoded by the exons GTGTTTCGCAGCGATGCTCGTGGCCAGTCCGGCGATCAGGGCTGACAACCAAACCGAAACGTCCGAGAGAGGGAGACGGCAGGTGTACCACATTTCCCACGGCGCCCCTGCCTCCGCTTTCCACCTCGGCGCTGGCTACGGGCTTCGTGTTCCTCAGCACCACAA CCCCTACAGCGTGTATCCACCTCATATCCCGACTGCCTACTTCACGCCCTACTCGATCTACGCCGCCAGCCCGACGTTGCCCGCAGTCACGCCCGTGCCGCAGACATATCACCTCTCCAAGTCTACTCACAAACCGGCCCACGCGACTGTGTCCAAGACTACG GGAATCAAGCGGCCGTACAAGACGTCGGTGTCGAAGGCGCCTCTGCAGGGAGTGTCGGTGACGCCCGCGCCCTTCCCGCCCCAGCCGCTGCATGTCACTCCCGCGCCGCAGATCTTCGCCCACGTGACACACGCGCCGCACGTCGTGTCCGCcgcctacctcccctccccaccacgccCTG cgaAGGGTTGCCCTGGCCGAGACTACTGCATGCCCCTAGTGGCCTGCGCTCCCCAGTTCGCCTACATCGCGCCGAAGGACTCGTGCCCGCTCTACGGGGGCGCTCAGGGCGTCTGCTGCCCTCCCGAGTTGGTGCTAT CGCATCCGCAGCCGCTGTTCGAGGAGCCTGAGATCAGGGTCGCCATCCAGCCCATTTCCGTGGAGCAGCTGGACGAGGCCGCAAGGGCGGGTCTGTGGGAGCTTGTGGAGAGGGACATCCTCGAAAAA TCCCTGCGCTCAAGGAAGATCGAAGTGGCTGACCCAAGGAACCCGGAGTACACTCACCTGCAGTTCTTCAGGACGTCTCCCCTGGCCGTCAAGCTCAGCAGGGACGCCATCACCAACGCGGAGGCCGGCGACCACCTCATGACCAA GCTGCGTCTGACCCCCGAGCAGGCAGGGTTCGGTCTGCAGCAATTCAGCGTGAGGGACACCATCATATCCAGCACGTGCCCCGCCCCGCCTCCTTGCGGCGAAAAGGAGAAGTACTACCGCACCATCGACGGGTCCTGCAACAACCTCGCCAACCCGACCTGGGGTCAAGCCAGGACGACCTTCCAGAGACTCAAACCCCCGAAGTACAGTGACG GCCTCTTCCGTCCCCGCGAAGGCCGCGACGGCAGCCCGCTTCCCTCCGCCCGCGTCGTCAGCATCAGCACGGTCGTCGACGCAGACCGGCCGCAGCTCGACCTCACGCTGTCCGTCATGCAGTGGGGGCAGTTCATCGACCACGACCTCGCTCATACGCCCATCTTCAGGCTCG GCAACGAGAGCGGCATCGAGTGTTGCAGCGAATCCCAGAACTTTATTGACCCTTCTTTCCGCCACCCGGGCTGCTTCCCCATCGAGATCCCCGCCGACGACCCCTTCTTCAGCAGATTCCGAAGGCGCTGCATGAACTTCGTCAGGTCGATGTGGGCGCCACGAGGAGGGTGCAACTTCGGCTACGCTGAGCAG ATGAACCAGATCACACACTTCCTTGACACCTCCAACGTTTACGGCTCGAGCAAANNNNNNNNNNNNNNNNNNNNNNNNNNNNNNNNNNNNCTCCTGAAGGTGCAGGAGAACCGGCTTCTTCCGGCCCACGAGGAGGCCCAGGAGTGCGAATCCAGAGGCCAGGGCTTCCACTGCTTCCTCGCAG GAGACAACCGCGTGAACGAGCAGACCGACCTGTCCGTCATCCACACCATCTGGATGAGAGAGCACAACCGCCTGGCCCGGGAGCTGGCTCGCCTCAACCCGCACTGGTCCGACGAAACCATATACCAGGAGACGCGAAGGATCGTCAACGCCATCTACCAGCACATCATCTACAACGAGTGGCTGCCCATTATTCTCG gTACTGACTACATGGCCGAGAACGACATTCTGCCCCGCCGCCAGGGCTACTCNNNNNNNNNNNNNNNNNNNCTCAACGCCGCCATCCTCAACGAGTTCGCCACCGCCGCCTTCAGGTTCGGCCACACGCTCGTCCAGGGAATGCTAGA ATTGTTTAGCAAGCAGGGCCGCCGCACGGAGACCCTCGAACTCCACGAGCAGTTCAACAACCCGAAGCTGCTCTACACGCCGGGGAAGTTGGACGAGTTCCTGAGGGGCCTCGCCACGCAGCCCATCCAGATGACGGACAACTTCGTCACGGCGGAGCTCACGAACAGGCTCTTCCAG ACGCCGTCCATGCCCTTCGGAATGGACCTGATCGCCCTGAACATTCAGCGAGGCCGAGACCACGCCATCGCGCCCTACAACCACCTGAGGGAGGCGTGCGGGCTCCCCAAAGCGAACACCTTCGACGACCTCCTTGATGTGCTCCCTCCTGAG GTTGTCAACACGTTCAAGCTGCTCTATCGCTCCGTGGACGACATCGATCCCTTCATCGCCGGAATCGCCGAGAGACATGCCAGCGGATCCATCCTCGGCCCCACCTTCCG GTGTATTGTCGGGGATCAGTTCATCAGGCTGAGGAGAGGAGACCGATTCTTTTATGAATTTGCCGATATGCCAACTTCCTTCACAGAAG CCCAACTGTACGAGATCAAGAAGGCTTCGTGGGCGCGCATTTTGTGCGACAACGGAGACATGGTGATGCAGATGCAGCCGCTCGCCATGAGGACTCCAGGCGGACT NNNNNNGCGGGTGTCGTGCGACAGCTCAGCGATACCCAAGCTGGACCTCACTCCCTGGATCAGCGCCGCGTAG